Sequence from the Onthophagus taurus isolate NC unplaced genomic scaffold, IU_Otau_3.0 ScKx7SY_15, whole genome shotgun sequence genome:
TAGCTAGtttacttttgtaataaaattggcTCACTGCAGATTGAGGTGTcactaaaactttttgtaaGTCAAAACAAGAAGCATATACggatttatcattttttgctGCTTCTTTATCCAAATCTTTTAAGGATCTAGCGGGTTCCTTATCAGCTTTGTATTTCTCATAtttttcttgcatttttgatttatcttcTGGAGTCGCTGCTCCATAGACTGCACAAATGTTGCATTGATCCTTtttaggtttaaaaaatccaatATTAGATTGTGTATTAAAGATATCTCTGTATTGTCTAAGAGTAGCAGTCTGCGTAAAATTATTCCGTTGCATATATTCCAAGTACAGTCTATGCATTATTGATATGTTAAGCCCTTCCTCCAAGTACATTTTTGTACCAGTTTTTCTGGTGTAATGAGAAGGAATTACGGGAAAAAGTTTAATATGTTGTTTAATACTGTTGATTATCtcattgttaattttattcactCTTGTAGTATGCTTTCCTCGTTTATCTTCTTCTAcaaatcctgtttttaaaattttatctaaagctGTTGTAACCCATTGATCTGATATTCCAAAAGTATTAAGGAACATAGTTTTGCAAATTagtatttcattatttttaagaataatattgtattttcgagaaaaattccgCCTTGATTCccccttttttttaatctgttttttGTCTATGGCTTTAACACACCTGGCTATATAATCCCACTGTCTCGTATCTTCTTTTCTGCTCTGTTCACTAATTTTTTCGCGACATTTATTCCTGCAGCCCTCTTTACATGGATTCTTCATTTCCTTTGCTGGAATAACGTTACCTTTACGATTTTTGTGCTTTAGCCCCAAGTTCCGCTCTCTTTTAGCTTGTACATCGATCCATTGTATTCTGTTTTTCGCACGCTTTCTggctatttttttttataacttgcTTTACGCTTTCTACAACGTTGTTACTCCTCCCTTACAGATTCGACTTTACTCGACAAATTAGACGAATCAAAGTCTGATGGGTCTTTAGGgacataattttatttatttatttttatttatttataatttatgggTACAGAAACAGGACAAACCCAAATGATCTGTAccacgaaaaaaatttacaataaaaaaaagaaaacgtgtaccaaagaaaaatgaataaagaaaaaatcaaaattatcaaaattaaggcgagcaattaaaaataaaattaaacttaaactaAAAACACCGGAATTCagatattatatatatacaaaaaaaaagataaaacaaaataaaacaataataataatacaataaagcaaaaaagccaaaaagtaaaataaaataaaacaatgccTAACAGCAATAGTAACGgcgaaattaaacattatacaAAAACAGAAACCAACGAGCTACCAAAACGAAGGAGGCAATTCGCTGACTGCATTAAAAAGTATGCGCCTAAACGTAGAAAATGAATGCTGAAACAAATCAATATCGAGCTTATCAGCCTGACGAGTTTCGAAAAGCATTGGTGCGCGGAATAGGGGTACAGAACAAGAAATTAAAGCGAAGAAGACGGGGAGGTACATGAATATTGACCGAATTCAAAAGAACTGTGGAATCACACATATTGTGTAAAACCTTGTAGAAGAATAATATGTCGTTACACAGGCGACGTTGTCGAAGGTGCATTAACCGAAAAGATCTGCAAGACGAatgataattaatataatgtaTGGAAGATTTAAAGTttagatatttcaaaaatctagattgaattttttcaattcgGTCAATATAAATAAGGTATTGGGGATTCCAAACTACAgtgcaaaaattaagaatactGTAAACATAtgcgaaatataaatttttaatcgcgTCAACGCTTACAAAGGAAGAGGTGGATCTCATAATGAAACCGAGCATACGCCAAGCCTTATTAACAGTAGTGTCAATGTGCTGTGCGTAGAGAAGCTTGGGATCAAGAGTCACTCCAAGGTCTCTAATAAAGGAAACGCGTGTTAAGTTTACGCCAGCGATGTTGTAATCGTAATGAACAGTATTCTTCCTTctcgaaaaagaaataacattaCATTTAGACAGATTTAGGGTCAAGTggtttttagtacaaaagtcaGAAATCCTGAGAAGGTCAGTCTGCAGTCTAGAGCAGTCCAATGGAGAGGAGATACGCAGATAAAGCTTGAGATCATCTGCGTACATTAGACATTGACAATGTTTCACAACCTTGAAAATATCGTTAACATAAAGATTAAATAGCAAGGGTCCGAGGTGGCTACCCTGAGGGACACCCGAGGGAACTGATATAGGGTCAGAGCAATATCCGTTAACAGATACAATCTGGCTCCTACCTCGCAAATATGAATCAAACCAGCGGAGCAACCCACCATGAACACCATAACcatgaagttttgataaaagaaGGCTGTGATCCACACGATCAAAAACCTTGCTAAAATCGGTGTAAACAGAATCAACTTGACAATATTGGTCAAATgatgttaaaatataatttgtgtACTCAAGCAGGTTGCTCTGCACTGACCGATTCGCAAAAAAGCCATGTTGTCTAGGATCGATTTTGGATTTAAGCCTAAAGAAGAGTCTGGTATAAACCAGTCTCTCTAAAACCTTACCAAACACTGACAATATAGATATTGGGCGATAGTTAGATATAAGGTTACGACTACCGGATTTGAAAATGGGCAAAATATATGCACGTTTCCAAAAGGCAGGAAACGTACCTTCCTTTACAGATTTGTTAAATAAGATGGAAAGTGGTAGAGAAAGAGATTCAAAACATGATTTTATTAGGATAGGAGGAATACCATCAGTGCCCGGACccttatttatgtttaaagcAATAAGAGCTTCCTCAACCTCAGACCGCTCAAAGCGCATCGGACCCAAACATGTAGTATCATTAAGGTCAGCATTAGCAGAATGAAgtgaattaattgaattaacaGGATTAACGGAGGGAGGGACATACACCGAAGAGAAATATGTTGCAAATAGCGAGCAGACACCCTTACCGTCCCCGGCAACAGCCCCATTTAATGTCATAGGTGTAGGAATTGTATCCGCAcctttcttgtttttaatataagaCCAAAAGTATTTAGGATTAGCTTTAATACTGCTCTCGACGCCACCAACATACCTCCCATAGTCGCGCCGAATGAGAAACTTAGAACGCCCTCGCAATAATGAAAAAGTCAAATAATCTATTTGTTTTCCATACCGTTTCCACTTAAGATGAGCCCTTCGCTTTTCTCTGATCACTCTGATAGTATCTCGCGAAAACCACATCGGAAAACCACTAGTGAATTTGCGCTTGATCGgagtaaatttttgaatggcaaaatttaaatggtaataaaagaaatcaacaGCAGGGTCTACTTCACGAGTATTTAGCTCTGTATCCCAGTTAATAGTAGACAGATACGAATCAATGTCAGAGAAATTAGCACGTCTGAAGTTAAATACGTTAGAAGATTCAGTGGGAAGACGGTGTGGCATTTCAAACGAGCAAACGAATTCTAAAGTGTTGTGAGCACTATCCTCAGGGATCAGAGGATGAGTGCTTAACGAAATAGAAGatatattagaaaaattagcaAGAATTAAGTCGAGAGTGTTCTGAAAGGCATTCATGTGAAAATTGAATTGGTTGAGACCACATAAGGCGAGGGCATCCAGAAACTCACTCGAACCAGCAGAAGAAGTGGAGACGCCGGTTGAAAGATCGGCTGACCACCGAATTTCAGCTAGGTTAAAATCGccacaaatcaaaaatttgtcaTTAGGATGGCCTtcaatgattaaattaatttcattaataaaattaagcaATGCATTTTGATCAGAAGGAGGAATATAAACGCAGCAAATGTGTAAAGTTATAGAACCGGTCCGTAGAGTAACACACACTGCCTCAAGGTCCACAAACCATGTTGATTGCGGAAGGACAGACAGGGAAGAGGCTACCGCAATCAAAACGCCACCACCACGCACACTATTATCGGGGACGTTCGGGCGATCACGTCTGAAAACACTGTAACAAGAGGGAAAGCCTTCGGCAGAGTGAACACCTTGGTGAAGCCAGGTTTCAGTTAAACAAATCACGTCTATGTCTGTATTTAAAAGGCAGTTATGCATATCGACCAGCTTAGTGCGAAGACCTCGCACGTTTTGGTAGTAACACGAAAGAGGAGCCATTGAACATTAACAAGTAACTTATAATGAAAGAGATAAGACAAGTgacaaatgaaagcttaacaaattaaagcttatcAATGTCACCTGCGGATCTTATTAAGATGGGGCGTGAGTCATCCCCCTTCCTCACAAATATTTTGCAGTCACGAATCCATACATATTTGTACTTCTTCTCCCTGGCCATCTTCTTGGTTCTCCCAAAGAGGATTTTATTCGCTTGGGTAAGATGCTCATTGATAAAAAGTTTATCCGAAATCCCATCAATGGACAAACCAGGGCCAGAATCCTTCGGAGCCGATCGTCTCCGCAACTTGGCGGCAGCAAGAAGCTGATCGCGAACAATGCGGCTACAAAAACGAACCACAATTGCTTTCGGGTCCGAGTTGGAAGCTCTGCCGGGACCTTGAGGAACCCGATGGATCGCATCGACTTCGGAAGGTGAGATGGAGACATCCAAGGATTCACCAATTGAAGAGAGAACCTTCACCAGATCCTCGTTGTTCTTCTGAGGAATACCTTGTATTTCGAGGTTGCTGCGCTTGGAATATTGTTCCAATTCTGAAACACGACTAGTTAAATCAACGACCTCTCTTTTTAGCGTGACGTTTTCAGCAGTGATTTTTTCAACAAGTTCGAATTGATTATGAAGCCTGCCTATAACACCCTCGAACTCCGATACTTTATTGCTGCAGAACTGTACAGATTCCACTAAATCCGCATATCTGCTGTTCAGTGTCTTCAAATCAGAGCGAATTTCCCTGACCGCATCCAGGACAGATTCCAGAGTAGCGGCAGGTAAGGAGAGTACAGGAGGAGCAGCAGGAGGCGGACAGAAAAGAGACGATCTGCGTCTGGATTCGGGTGATCGACAGACTTTACATCTCCACGACGCGCCAGGTACGCTAAGCGCGGCAACGGACCCCTTGGGGATGTCCGTGCACTTGCTGTGACTTTTTGGCCACACCCACCGCACGGGCTAGACGACATCGCACAACCAGTTTCAAGATCGGGAAATGAATAATGTCAAAACCACGTAAAGAATATCAAACACTGAGttaaaatatgaagaaaattaAGTACACTTTATTAAAGCAAATCTGCCAGAATGGCTCGGTTATGtatttctttaacaatttcagCACATCAGAAAGAATTAAATCACgctttacaataattaaacacGGAACGAAAATGAAAACGCGGAGACACGTTTACACAAAGACGTCCTAAGGACGAGTGAATAATTACTGTCAAGGTCCGAATTATCTGATAGTTTTTCCGTAACATGAACAGAGATGTTGAAACCTATCTCAGACAATGGACCTAACCAAGGCACCTTAACGTAAAAGTAaaagcaaaaagaaataatacatACCTGAAAATTTACTTGTTGATTCCACAGGTACAAACCGGTCACTTAACTCCTCTGACATTTTGTATGTCGTATAAACCTATAAAAAACTAACTTTAACTCAGATCAGTTTTGCGTTTTAAAATGAcgtaaaacaaataaataaatttggttcGGCGAAAACCATAGTAACTCAACTTAATATAGTTTTCGCTGGGCTGGACCTGGACCATAGGAGTTgctatattaataaaattatatagcCCCTTATTTTAAAAGGGTTGTATATATGGAttcgaaagaaaaaagttttggtgtTGGTTCATTTGTTTTGATACTGGTACCAATTGAGTATAATTCtgtttttgaatcaattaatcGTTTGTTTTTAACATCAATCAAGATACCGAATTTATGAAGAAAGTCTGCGCCAATGATTGGTTTATTAACGTTCGCAATGGTGAAGACGAATGGAAAATTTCGTCTTAAATTCAGCGAAACCGTGAGTAATTTTTTTCCGTAAGTGTTAATTTTAGTACCATTGACTGCGGAAAGGCTTGATTCGGTGTCTTGGTTGTGTTTGGGAAAAAGTTTAAATGGTAAAACCGAAATATCGGCGCcagtatcaattaaaaaatttaaattattttgattatcaaatataaaaagtcttgtattaaatgaatttgCCAAAAGTTGAGGTTGACTATCAgtcttaattttgaatttagaaaacatttcttcttttttccttCGAATCTTTACgggttttttgaattattggtAGTGGTTCTATCTGCAAATACAGAATAAAAACTGCACGTGGCACCATCGCATTTGGTTgcatttttaccaaaattacGATGATACCAACATACGTGATTCAAATTATGGTGTGAAATATCAACGGAATCTCCGCGAATCTACATTCCGCAGCAATTTACAGAAATAGTTATACAATAATTTCATGGTTTATCTCACCCTGGCATTCGAGCAAccattcatttaataaaaacaaaattcttttgGCCTCATATGTCGAaacaaattcgtatttggacAAAATCATGTTTACAATGCCAGAAAGTTAAGATACAAAGGCATACAAAATCGCCAATTCTCAAAATCAAAGTTCCAAAAGTTCGATTTGAACACATTCACATTGATTTGGTTGGCCCACTTGTTCCATCTCTTGGATGTACTTATCTGCTCACAGTCATTGAGCGTTTCACACGGTGGCCAGAGGCTTTTCCTCTAAAAGATATCTCTGCAGCCTCTATTGCAGATACTCTTTTCAGGCATTACTTCAGCCGTTTCGGTATTCCTACCATGATCACTCACGATCAAGGACGACAATTCGAATcactattattttcaaaattccaattatttttaggtactCATCAAATACACACATCTGCTTATCACCCACAAAGTAACGGTATGATTGAACGATTTCACCGTACTTTGAAATCAGCGATTATTGCTCGAGGTAATTCTTCTAGATGGAACAATGACTTGCCTTTGATTCTTCTAGGTCTCAGGTCATCCCTAAAGGAGGATTTAGATTGCTCATCCGCTGAATTGGTTTATGGTCAGCAACTCAGATTACCAGGAGAATTTTTCTTACCTACCGAACCATCAATTGAAACTGAACCATTATTATCACgtttaaaatcatcttttgCTGACATTAAACCAGTTCAGTCAACCATACATTCCAGCCAAAAACCTTTTGTTCACAAAGAATTATTCAGGTCAaactttgtatttattaaaattactggAATTAAACCTACGTTGTCTCCTAGGTACGAAGGTCCCTTCAGAGTGttgaagagattttcaaaatttttcgtgGTATTGAAAGAcagtaaagaaataaatgtaagCCTCGATTTGCTGAAACCGGCTTTCTTTCTGAACGAAAACGTTTCTCCTGAagtcaacaatttaataattaataaaactaaaaaagtacattttaaattttaattcaaatttttgactAAATGTTTTCCctctttctgttctttttttatagGAGGGGAAGTGGATGTAGCGTGCTGTGGCAGCAGCtgcatttaaaaacataaaattgtaattcatttgttattatttttatttttgccacacaattgtttttgaagCAAACATAACAGACGCAAAATAAAAGTCTgccaaaagttaattttataattattgtattattatgttgGCTAATACCTCATAGCCACAATGTAGTTACTTGGCTGCGCTTTTGTTACCAAGTTACTATAATTTTTTACCAAATAGAGCTTGAAGAAACATACTGGTACCGCATATTAACCCAAAATCACCATTTTTTTACTTACGACAGTTTTCGTTGGATAGGTCGAgatgtcattttaaagaggaaagtttcagctttaatttaacatcaaaatttttttttaattttcataaataacccttccagAGTTTTTTAAGTTGCAACGtgcattttgacgtttttactATTAATATGAAATCggaccaaaatttcaaatgtttttatctcaaaatttttatatcacaactacatatatatcatacatcattttaaagaggagagtttcagctttaatttaacatcaaaatctttttttaattttcataaataaccctaCAACTATTATTTGAGTTGTAACCcgcattttgatgtttttagcATTAATCCTTTTAAATAAGATTTCGAGATAAAACTGTTTATTTGACCCTAACTAATTATGTCAATTCGAGGTTCAAAATTGCCACCTCCACGAACCGGTAGGTATAAATAAACCATCAATAAACCTTAAATTTActcaatttgaaatgtttcttgCCGAGTTATTAATTGTGATAATCGTAGCCATTATTTCGCTACCATTATGGTGgtattatatatattacaCATATCGAAATCATTTGAAAATATTCCCTTCCACGCCCCAATTTCCCATTTTAGGAATCACTTATAAAATACGAAATAACGTCGGTGAGTgtttaaaatgaacaaaaaataattattttaataacactttATTAGACATTTACAATGTGATTAAATCGCAAGTTGAAACGATGGGGAAAAACGTTTTTGCCATGATTGGGCCAATCCCAACACTTTGTACAACGgatccaaaaatattttcgctTATTTTGAGCTCTCCAAAACACATAAATAAGCCGTTTATGTTCTCAGCAACGTTAAACAACGTCGTGGGGAATTCCCTACTTGTTGTAAacggtaaaaaaaatttttttttaattattttaattcaaaaatgaattttattgaaaggcGACGAATGGAGGCgacaaagaaaagttttaaatccaACCCTCGACTATAAAAACATCCtcgataacaataaaatttttaataagcaCGCCGATGGgcttattaacaaatttaaggATGAAATTGATAACGAATCGACCGAGGTTGTCCACATTTTGGAGGATTTCACTTTTGATCAAACTGTTGGTgcgtttatttaatttatcactaagtttaaaattaataaataaattggtgTAGAAACGATTTTGGGAGAAACCGGGCCTGAAattgataaaagaaaaacagcgAGGTGTATCAAAACATTGATGAAGATATCCCTTAAAAAGATGTATTTGCCATTAACCTACTTCACCATAACGGAAAGActcacaaaaatttattggaaagaaCGAGAACAACTAAAAATCCTTCACGACAACTTAAGAGGAAGCATTGAGAGGAAGCGAAAAGAATACAACAACAATTTAAACACCCAAAAAAGACCCACTTACATGGATATCTTACTGGgggataaaaataataaagaaaaagatattttgagaCAATTAACGATGGTCTTTACAgctgtaaattaaaattattttatttaaatcaaattacttaactcaattaattaaattttaggcCTTTGATGCCTCGGCGATTTCATTATCTTACATGCTTTATTATTTGGCGAAATACCCCGAAATccaagtaaatattttaatttaaatcaatctaATAATagttaaatcaaatttgtagcaaaaagCGTACGAAGAGGTTCACTCAATCCTCGGCGAAGATATCCACCAAACAATAACGAACCAACAAATGTTAGagatgaaatatttaaatttagttatgaAAGAATCGATGAGATTAGGCCCGGCGATTCCGTTATACACGCGAATACTCGAAGAAGATGTGATATACGAAGACACCACATTACCTAAAGGATTAATGGTGCTTATGGTTCTGTTTATGATGCATGTTGACCCTGAGTTATATCCAGAACCTGAAAAATTTATTCCAGAACGGTTTCTCCCGGAAAATTTGAACCCAAATAGGTATAGTTATGCCCCTTTTAACGCTGGGATTCGAAATTGCATgggtaagaaatattttttttacggAATACTTAATAAGAAAGGTTTTGTAGGCCAATTGTATGCTATGACCTCGATGAAAATTGCCCTAGCCAAGCTGTTGCTTAATTATGAGTTTGTCGACGTccaacataaaatttgttatacaGTGGAGATTACTTTGCAATCAAAAACAGGAGTTAAAGTTGGGATACACAAAAGGAATCATAAAtgtaataagaattaaaatgtatttttcgaaaatgttgattttgttAGATGTTGGTACCTATGAGTTTAAATACCCCAAAATATTATACGAGCACTCCACGTGCATCACCAAACGGCCTctcaaatatcaacaaaaaacCATAACATACAATAACGTTTTTTTCGTAAAACCATCTGTCTCACACAGCAGAATCGAATTGTCCGAAACTTGGACGAAAAACTCGTTTAACCCTCGCGacgtaattattaaaaca
This genomic interval carries:
- the LOC111422074 gene encoding probable cytochrome P450 4d14; the protein is MFLAELLIVIIVAIISLPLWWYYIYYTYRNHLKIFPSTPQFPILGITYKIRNNVDIYNVIKSQVETMGKNVFAMIGPIPTLCTTDPKIFSLILSSPKHINKPFMFSATLNNVVGNSLLVVNGDEWRRQRKVLNPTLDYKNILDNNKIFNKHADGLINKFKDEIDNESTEVVHILEDFTFDQTVETILGETGPEIDKRKTARCIKTLMKISLKKMYLPLTYFTITERLTKIYWKEREQLKILHDNLRGSIERKRKEYNNNLNTQKRPTYMDILLGDKNNKEKDILRQLTMVFTAAFDASAISLSYMLYYLAKYPEIQQKAYEEVHSILGEDIHQTITNQQMLEMKYLNLVMKESMRLGPAIPLYTRILEEDVIYEDTTLPKGLMVLMVLFMMHVDPELYPEPEKFIPERFLPENLNPNRYSYAPFNAGIRNCMGQLYAMTSMKIALAKLLLNYEFVDVQHKICYTVEITLQSKTGVKVGIHKRNHKCNKN